The following are from one region of the Salvelinus sp. IW2-2015 unplaced genomic scaffold, ASM291031v2 Un_scaffold924, whole genome shotgun sequence genome:
- the LOC112069186 gene encoding gastrula zinc finger protein XlCGF57.1-like produces the protein MSKLQLLNSYVTERLTAAATDISVAIETTVVELHEEISRSTEENDRLRRLLDLVFTRQIKSHRDPHQLTHPISEEEVPPEQQHCEEEWSPSLVQEDPKLTQIKEEQEELRTSQEEEQLHGLGEADLIKFIFTSPCVESDCDQENPSQPSHLYQTQTVEDRERDSLLTYTIDEIKTEPDGEDYRVSEPASDSQHLSAVTPDCSAAPSENRKSDDEVESGGLQSGSKTLESKRKQTKKGEKRTATMLPRFTSSSVTTHYCKVCRKTFLSNGFLIYHVRKTHTEHKECQCGVCGKYLCSTESMTGHLQTHTEENISCHVCGKCFSKNGDLKTHIRSHTGEKPYQCTQCSKCYTQKVHLKNHMRTHTGEKPFRCKECGKYFTQKNTLSNHMMIHRGEKPYQCKTCGKRFTENGTLSRHMRVHTGEKPHQCQECGKCFTERGNLTKHIKIHKGEKSYCCSYCSRCFTDEANCKRHMRTVHNSENI, from the exons ATGTCTAAACTACAGTTGCTGAACTCGTATGTTACTGAACGACTAACGGCGGCTGCTACAGATATATCCGTAGCCATAGAGACAACAGTAGTAGAGTTGCATGAAGAAATCTCCCGTTCGACGGAGGAGAATGATCGTCTACGAAGGCTGTTGGATTTGGTTTTCACCCGACAGATAAAGTCACACAGAG ATCCCCACCAGCTCACACACCCCATATCTGAAGAGGAGgttccccctgagcagcagcactgtgaggaggagtggagccccagtctggtTCAGGAGGACCCAAAGCTcacacagattaaagaggaacaggaggaactcaggaccagtcaggaggaagagcagcttcacgGACTGGGGGAGGCTGATCTCATAAAGTTCATATTCACTTCTCCCTGTGTRGAAAGTGACTGTGATCAGGAGAACCCATCTCAGCCCTCACATCTTTACCAAACCCAAactgtggaggacagagagagggactctCTACTCACCTACACAATTGATGAGATCAAAACAGAACCTGATGGAGAGGATTACAGAGTATCAGAACCAGCCAGTGACTCTCAGCACCTCTCTGCAGTAACTCCAGACTGTTCTGCAGCGCCGAGTGAAAACAGGAAAAGTGATGATGAGGTGGAGAGTGGAGGACTACAATCAGGGTCAAAGACACTCGAATCAAAGAGAAAACAGACaaagaaaggagaaaagaggACGGCCACAATGTTGCCCCGTTTCACATCTTCTAGTGTTACTACTCATTATTGCAAGGTGTGTAGGAAGACTTTTCTGTCAAACGGTTTTTTAATCTATCATGTgcgaaaaacacacacagagcataaGGAAtgccagtgtggtgtgtgtggaaaatACTTATGTTCTACAGAAAGTATGACAGGTCACCTACAAACTCATACTGAAGAAAACATTTCTTGTCATGTTTGTGGCAAATGTTTCTCTAAGAATGGTGATCTCAAAACACATATTAGGAGtcatacaggagagaaaccatatcaGTGTACTCAATGTAGTAAATGCTACACACAGAAAGTACACCTTAAAAATCATATGAGAACTCatacaggggagaaaccattTAGGTGTAAAGAATGTGGGAAATACTTCACACAGAAGAATACCCTGTCCAATCACATGATGATCCACAGAGGGGAGAAACCATATCAGTGCAAAACATGTGGAAAAAGATTCACTGAAAATGGAACCCTGAGCAGGCATATGAGagttcacacaggggagaaacctcaTCAGTGCCAAGAATGTGGGAAATGCTTCACTGAGCGTGGAAACCTGACTAAACATATAAAGATCCACAAAGGGGAGAAATCCTATTGTTGCAGCTACTGTAGCAGATGCTTTACTGATGAAGCAAATTGTAAAAGACACATGAGGACTGTTCACAACAGTGAGAACATATGA
- the LOC112069185 gene encoding LOW QUALITY PROTEIN: germ cell nuclear acidic protein-like (The sequence of the model RefSeq protein was modified relative to this genomic sequence to represent the inferred CDS: deleted 1 base in 1 codon) gives MDDDNHRLFQRVSQKLGWSEKGGLETAEEQLIXSISKTRRPATGDHFSRGAQDLPPRVRLHLPDSEEEDDGGSGKENQVSKGNSYRTKVLIESSDDDFDQFLVEQATPKAASRKHCSAANKVSEPVLVLSSDSDDGFENFLSRVKTPKPKPKEAERGSVDSLRNFIVDSFSSDDDFVLKKKKTPTSKGTSNTPKPPSSQLPVRRPLSQCDSPVFLSDSEDDGIVTKSTWRTRHPVRQPPTSRTHKIKVPQSNQEDILFPSPSPPSLSSPSSPSLPSSSSTPAPLPQRAHSAPSKLEDSASSEEEFLCLLDRIKKNHKTGNTPTPKHNTVFVPQLPSNMSVSWNNKMRKTAGYCITGQERGGGNRYARIQLSEKVCDSADRLRDTLVHEMCHAATWLINSVRDGHGPFWKLYARKATLAHPELPMVTRCHSYDINYKYQYQCSCCKNTLGRHSKSLDTQRFVCALCTGPLVLLNPAKPRAPTPFANFVKENYGSVRQNLVGQSHGEVMRKLSVDFATKTKLSQN, from the exons ATGGATGACGACAATCACAGATTATTTCAAAGAGTTTCACAGAAACTGGGCTGGTCAGAGAARGGAGGGTTGGAAACAGCAGAAGAACAG CTGATTARGAGCATCAGTAAGACTCGGCGTCCGGCCACAGGCGATCACTTCTCCAGGGGTGCTCAAGACCTTCCTCCCCGAGTCCGGCTACATCTGCCAGACAGTGAGGAAGAGGACGAYGGAGGYTCAGGGAAAGAGAACCAGGTCTCCAAGGGCAACAGTTACAGGACCAAGGTGTTGATAGAGTCCAGCGAYGATGATTTCGACCAGT TTCTTGTGGAGCAGGCTACACCCAAAGCTGCTTCTCGGAAACATTGCAGTGCTGCTAACAAAGTCAG TGAACCAGTCCTTGTATTAAGCTCAGACAGTGACGACGGCTTTGAAAACT TCCTGAGTCGTGTGAAAACTCCCAAGCCTAAGCCCAAGGAAGCGGAACGTGGCAGTGTAGACAG CCTCAGAAACTTTATTGTCGACAGCTTTTCCTCCGACGATGACTTTGTCctcaagaagaaaaaaacacctaCCTCCAAAG GTACCTCTAACACCCCTAAGCCGCCATCCTCCCAGCTCCCAGTCAGAAGACCCCTGTCCCAGTGTGACTCCCCAGTTTTCCTCAGCGACAGTGAAGATGATGGTATCGTGACGAAGAGCACGTGGAGGACGCGCCACCCTGTGCGCCAGCCGCCGACGTCTCGGACACACAAGATCAAAGTTCCACAAAGTAACCAGGAGGACATCCTCTTTCCCTcgccctcccctccttctctgtcctctcccagctctccttctctcccctcttcctcttccacccCGGCCCCCCTTCCACAGCGAGCCCACTCAGCCCCGTCGAAGCTGGAGGACTCAGCCAGCTCAGAGGAGGAGTTCCTCTGCTTACTGGACAGAATTAAGAAGAACCACAAGACTGGCAACACCCCAACACCTAAACATAACACAG TCTTTGTTCCCCAGCTGCCCAGTAACATGTCAGTGAGCTGGAATAACAAGATGAGGAAGACTGCTGGCTACTGCATCAcagggcaggagagaggaggagggaaccgATACGCCCGTATCCAGCTCTCT GAGAAAGTCTGTGACTCTGCAG ACCGCCTGCGAGACACGTTAGTCCATGAGATGTGCCATGCTGCCACCTGGTTGATCAACAGTGTGAGGGATGGGCACGGTCCCTTCTGGAAGCTGTACGCCCGCAAGGCCACGCTGGCACACCCCGAGCTGCCCATGGTCACCCGCTGCCACAGCTACGACATTAACTACAAGTACCAGTACCAGTGCAGCTGCTGCAAaaacac ACTCGGCCGCCACTCTAAGTCTCTGGACACCCAGAGGTTTGTGTGTGCCCTCTGTACGGGTCCGCTGGTCCTGCTCAACCCCGCCAAGCCCCGGGCGCCCACGCCCTTCGCCAACTTCGTCAAGGAGAACTATGGCAGTGTTCGCCAAAACCTGGTGGGTCAGAGCCACGGTGAGGTAATGAGGAAACTCAGTGTTGACTTTGCCACCAAGACCAAACTCAGccagaactga